Proteins from a genomic interval of Oscillospiraceae bacterium:
- the proB gene encoding glutamate 5-kinase yields the protein MSKNNSINFQDIRKVVIKVGTSTLTHKTGMINIRKIENIVKVLSDLQNSGKEIILVSSGAVSAGFAKLGESNEDRTLEEKQAAAAVGQCELMNMYDRLFSLYGHTVAQILITKDAVDNEERRQNVRNTFRSLINRRCIPIVNENDSVSFEGIKFGGNDTLSAYVAMLTDAELLINMSDIDGLFDKNPREFPDARLIPVVGEVDAAIKSCAGGAGSSRGTGGMIKKIEAAEIVTSTGIPMIIINGASPDILYKVFEGDFIGTIFTAHR from the coding sequence ATGAGTAAGAATAATTCCATAAATTTTCAAGACATCCGAAAAGTTGTAATCAAGGTCGGAACTTCGACTCTGACTCATAAAACAGGGATGATCAATATCAGAAAAATTGAAAATATAGTAAAGGTGCTTTCTGATCTTCAGAATAGCGGAAAAGAAATAATTCTGGTTTCGAGCGGAGCGGTCAGTGCCGGCTTCGCCAAGCTCGGCGAAAGCAATGAGGATCGCACGCTTGAAGAAAAGCAGGCGGCCGCCGCCGTAGGTCAATGCGAGCTTATGAACATGTATGACCGTTTGTTCAGTCTTTACGGTCATACAGTCGCCCAGATTCTCATAACAAAAGATGCCGTCGATAACGAGGAACGCAGACAAAATGTCCGTAATACGTTTCGTTCGCTTATTAACCGCCGCTGTATTCCCATTGTCAACGAAAACGACAGTGTTTCGTTTGAAGGGATCAAATTCGGCGGAAACGACACTCTTTCCGCATATGTCGCAATGCTTACAGATGCGGAGCTCCTCATTAATATGTCTGATATCGACGGGCTTTTCGACAAAAACCCGCGCGAATTTCCCGACGCTCGTTTGATCCCCGTTGTCGGAGAGGTCGACGCGGCTATTAAAAGCTGCGCCGGAGGAGCAGGTTCTTCCCGCGGAACAGGCGGCATGATAAAAAAGATTGAGGCCGCGGAAATCGTGACTTCAACCGGCATTCCTATGATCATAATCAACGGAGCATCTCCGGATATTTTGTATAAGGTGTTCGAAGGAGACTTTATCGGCACGATTTTCACCGCGCACCGCTGA
- a CDS encoding right-handed parallel beta-helix repeat-containing protein: MKRLSVFFSVFICLFLMASCSVNQNDGHETNMNSTTSGETSTAETSESTLPVPVDDLVEDYDAIAQTYTGYPDFITVPKLSDHRIYVDPKTDISRGDGSFNSPCKSLNIAISKAKPGDTIYLREGTYGGRYDISSANSADAWICIKAYKNEKVVFTDNYGSCDSCIVFASGAAYWKLEGFEIQKYAGAGVWIKDGAGNIYVENMNIHDISTPDLTPYGTEGILGGGNNVLVRGCTISDIGTHRLAPHDHCIYLAAQNWVIDSNILQNAPGGGIHQYASGAEEAVGKNVYIWNNIIRNNLYGIVLSSCSDYYISNNIIYNSRSDDFYLTGYIKNSVIQNNIFYSDFKSGDTYQGGRWDAIDIKTKTVQNLFSECSDGQLFTNNSFKNNIIYRKSGQYSIYLNGGWYNIDNIATTDKNNTYESFIKSDPLFVDAAGGNFTLSENSPALSGASENEYTPTYGYGHNQRSASSFGIN; encoded by the coding sequence ATGAAACGTTTATCAGTGTTCTTTTCTGTTTTTATCTGCCTTTTTTTGATGGCTTCCTGTTCTGTAAACCAAAATGACGGCCATGAAACCAACATGAACAGTACTACATCAGGGGAGACATCAACAGCAGAAACCTCAGAATCAACTCTTCCAGTACCGGTCGACGACTTAGTCGAAGATTATGATGCCATCGCACAAACATATACCGGATATCCTGATTTTATCACTGTTCCAAAGCTTTCGGATCATCGCATATATGTCGATCCTAAAACGGACATATCAAGAGGCGACGGCAGCTTTAACTCTCCGTGTAAATCGCTAAATATAGCTATTTCAAAGGCAAAGCCTGGCGATACAATTTATCTTCGTGAAGGCACATACGGCGGAAGATATGATATTTCATCCGCCAACTCGGCGGACGCATGGATATGTATAAAAGCATATAAAAATGAGAAGGTCGTTTTTACCGATAATTACGGTTCATGCGACTCCTGCATTGTCTTCGCCTCCGGCGCGGCTTATTGGAAATTGGAGGGATTCGAGATACAAAAGTATGCAGGCGCCGGAGTCTGGATAAAGGACGGAGCCGGTAATATATATGTGGAAAACATGAATATCCACGATATATCAACTCCCGATCTTACGCCCTACGGCACAGAAGGGATTCTTGGCGGAGGAAACAATGTTCTCGTTCGCGGCTGTACTATTTCCGATATAGGAACGCACCGCCTTGCTCCTCATGACCACTGTATATATCTTGCTGCTCAGAACTGGGTCATCGATTCGAATATCCTGCAAAACGCTCCAGGCGGCGGCATTCATCAGTATGCCAGCGGAGCCGAGGAAGCAGTCGGGAAAAATGTTTATATATGGAACAACATAATACGCAACAATTTATATGGGATAGTTCTTTCATCCTGCTCTGATTATTATATTTCCAACAATATCATTTATAACAGCAGATCGGACGATTTTTACCTCACGGGTTATATAAAGAATTCTGTGATTCAAAACAATATTTTCTACTCTGATTTCAAAAGCGGAGACACATACCAGGGCGGTCGCTGGGACGCAATCGATATAAAGACCAAGACCGTGCAGAATTTGTTTTCGGAATGCAGCGACGGACAGCTTTTCACAAATAACAGCTTTAAAAATAATATAATTTACCGCAAATCCGGACAATACAGTATTTATTTAAACGGCGGTTGGTATAATATTGACAATATTGCAACAACTGATAAAAACAACACATATGAGAGCTTTATTAAATCAGATCCGCTCTTCGTAGACGCAGCAGGCGGTAATTTCACTCTTTCCGAAAACAGTCCCGCGCTTTCAGGAGCTTCGGAAAACGAATATACGCCGACATACGGATACGGTCATAATCAGCGTTCCGCTTCTTCATTTGGTATCAATTAA